Proteins encoded by one window of Taeniopygia guttata chromosome 1A, bTaeGut7.mat, whole genome shotgun sequence:
- the TMEM184B gene encoding transmembrane protein 184B isoform X1, with protein MVLARGQLFSNPNWNLTPKGTMIMMTDVTAAPRLGSAATTPAVAPNFSWVPEDGSPTAVEQPIFLMTTAAQAISGFFVWTALLITCHQIYMHLRCYSCPNEQRYIVRILFIVPIYAFDSWLSLLFFTNDQYYVYFGTVRDCYEAFVIYNFLSLCYEYLGGESSIMSEIRGKPIESSCVYGTCCLWGKTYSIGFLRFCKQATLQFCVVKPLMAISTVILQAFGKYQDGDFDVTSGYLYVTIIYNISVSLALYALFLFYFATRELLSPYSPVLKFFMVKSVIFLSFWQGMLLAILEKCGAIPKIHSANVSVGEGTVAAGYQDFIICVEMFFAAIALRHAFTYKVYVDKRIDAQAVPSYGPYGRCAPMKSISSSLKETMNPHDIVQDAIHNFSPAYQQYTQQSTLEHGPPWRNGSHVISRSHSCSGARDNEKTLLLSSDDEF; from the exons GTCTTGGCCCGTGGGCAGCTCTTTAGCAATCCCAACTGGAACCTCACACCAAAAGGCACCATGATTATGATGACTGATGTCACTGCAGCCCCCAGACTGGGGTCAGCTGCCACCACTCCAGCTGTGGCTCCTAACTTCTCCTGGGTGCCAGAGGATGGCAGCCCCACGGCTGTGGAGCAGCCAATATTCCTCATGACCACTGCTGCTCAGGCTATCTCAGGTTTCTTTGTATGGACAGCTTTGCTCATCACCTGCCATCAG aTCTACATGCATCTCCGCTGCTACAGCTGCCCAAATGAACAGCGCTACATCGTTCGGATCCTCTTCATTGTGCCCATTTATGCCTTTGACTCATGGCTCAGTCTCCTGTTCTTCACCAATGACCAGTACTATGTTTACTTTGGCACGGTGCGGGACTGCTATGAAG CCTTTGTAATATACAACTTTCTCAGCCTCTGCTATGAGTACTTGGGAGGGGAGAGCTCCATCATGTCTGAGATCAGAGGGAAACCAATTGA GTCTAGCTGTGTGTACGGGACTTGCTGCCTGTGGGGAAAGACCTATTCAATTGGCTTCCTGAGATTCTGCAAACAG GCTACCCTGCAGTTCTGTGTGGTGAAGCCCCTCATGGCGATCAGCACAGTCATCCTTCAGGCCTTTGGCAAGTACCAGGATGGTGACTTTGA TGTAACCAGTGGCTACCTCTATGTGACGATCATCTACAACATCTCTGTCAGCCTGGCACTGTATGCCCTCTTCCTTTTCTACTTTGCCACACGTGAGCTGCTCAGTCCCTATAGCCCAGTCCTCAAGTTCTTCATGGTGAAGTCTGTCATCTTCCTGTCCTTCTGGCAAG GGATGCTGTTGGCCATCTTGGAAAAGTGTGGTGccatccccaaaattcactctGCTAATGTGTCTGTGGGTGAAGGCACAGTAGCTGCTGGCTATCAAGACTTCATCATTTGTGTGGAGATGTTCTTTGCAGCCATTGCCCTGCGCCATGCCTTCACATACAAGGTGTATGTGGACAAGAGAATCGATGCCCAAG CTGTTCCATCATATGGGCCATACG GTCGCTGTGCTCCCATGAAGAGCATCTCCAGCAGCCTCAAGGAGACGATGAATCCCCATGACATTGTCCAAGATGCGATCCACAACTTCTCTCCAGCCTACCAGCAGTACACCCAGCAGTCGACACTGGAGCACGGTCCCCCCTGGCGCAACGGCAGCCATGTGATCTCGcgctcccacagctgctccggTGCCCGTGACAACGAGAAGACCCTCTTGCTGAGCTCCGATGATGAATTCTAG
- the MAFF gene encoding transcription factor MafF yields the protein MAADGLSSKALKVKRELGENTPLLSDEELMGLSVRELNHHLRGLSKEEVARLKQRRRTLKNRGYAASCRVKRVCQKEELQKQKMELEWEVDKLARENAAMRLELDTLRGKYEALQGFARTVATHGPPAKVATASVITIVKSGTNQAAYS from the exons ATGGCTGCAGACGGGCTCTCCAGCAAGGCTTTGAAG GTGAAGCGGGAGCTGGGGGAGAACACTCCACTGCTGTCGGATGAGGAGCTGATGGGGCTGTCAGTGCGGGAACTCAACCACCACCTGCGGGGCCTCTCCAAGGAGGAGGTGGCGAGGCTGAAGCAGCGTCGTCGGACACTGAAGAACCGGGGTTATGCTGCCAGCTGCCGAGTGAAGCGCGTCTGCCAGAAGGAAgagctgcagaagcagaagaTGGAGCTGGAGTGGGAGGTGGACAAGCTGGCCCGGGAGAACGCTGCCATGCGCCTGGAGCTCGACACCCTCCGTGGCAAGTACGAGGCCCTGCAGGGCTTCGCCCGCACCGTGGCCACTCACGGGCCCCCCGCCAAGGTGGCTACCGCCAGTGTCATCACCATCGTCAAGTCCGGCACCAACCAGGCTGCCTACTCCTAG
- the PLA2G6 gene encoding 85/88 kDa calcium-independent phospholipase A2 isoform X2, with the protein MQFFGRLLDTFSSVTQIFSNPYRVREVPAAEYGGHACLREEGRVALYKNSLSRSWDCLLVNPQSPQVAFRLFQLDNEADAVVYFEQYARQLRPFYESSSQPLSLEELQQLSDCIRSYPSWSPAHIAVEFGRRESFRHNHILSCVNSTDSEDGCTPLHLACRKGDVECLLELLECHARVDITDKNGETVFHYAVRGNNPQIIELLGKPPTTGLDHLSHEGLTALHLACQLGKEDMVRSLLKCHASCSVVGTLGYPIHTALKFSQKGCAQAILEADASQVCSKDPRYDATPLHWAKKAEMTRLLLEYGSEVNVSSRTADMALHIAVQRGRLDCAMVLLTHGAHTNARGHDGNTPLHLAMKHDHLDLIKAIIVFGGDVEIPNDFGETPGLLAARSSKGYKDLLYISTTLGQLLKAQDVVDMPREARRNQDRLLCLDGGGIRGLVLIQLLLAIEKAAGRPIREIFDWIAGTSTGGILALAIVHGKSMDYMRCLYFRMKDMVFRGSRPYESEPLDEFLKKEFGENTKMTDVRRPKVMVTGTLCDRQPAELHLFRNYPVPETKRSTEYKTSASFQPLTRPEEQLVWRAARCSGAAPTYFRPIGRFLDGGLLANNPTLDAMAEIHEYNKTLIKKGRKQEVRKLGLVVSLGTGKPPQVPVSSVDVFRPSNPWELAKTVFGARELGKMVVDCCTDADGPAVDRARAWCEMTDVPYFRLSPQLHTEVMLDEVNDAVLVNALWDTQLYIYQQREQFEQLVQHLCS; encoded by the exons ATGCAGTTCTTTGGGCGGCTGCTGGACACCTTCAGCAGCGTCACGCAGATATTCTCCAACCCGTACCGCGTGAGGGAGGTGCCGGCCGCCGAGTACGGCGGTCACGCCTGCCTGCGGGAGGAGGGCAGGGTGGCCCTCTACAAGAACAGCCTCTCTCGCTCCTGGGACTGCTTGCTGGTGAATCCCCAGAGCCCGCAGGTCGCGTTCCG gctcttcCAGCTGGACAATGAAGCAGACGCCGTGGTATACTTTGAGCAATATGCCCGGCAGCTGCGCCCTTTCTACGAGAGCTCGAGCCAGCCCTTGTCCCTGgaggagctccagcagctcagcgACTGCATCCGCAGCTACCCCAGCTGGTCCCCTGCACACATTGCCGTGGAGTTCGGCCGCCGGGAGAGCTTCCGGCACAACCACATCCTGAG CTGTGTGAACAGCACGGACAGCGAGGACGGCTGCACCCCGCTGCACCTGGCGTGCCGCAAGGGGGACGTGGAGtgcctgctggagctgctggagtgccACGCGCGGGTGGACATCACCGACAAGAATGGGGAGACTGTTTTCCACTATGCTGTGCGAGGAAACAACCCCCAGATCATTGAG CTCCTGGGCAAACCCCCAACGACTGGCTTGGACCACCTGAGCCATGAAGGGCTGACAGCTCTGCACCTTGCgtgccagctgggcaaggaggACATGGTTCGGTCCCTGCTGAAATGCCATGCCAGCTGCAGTGTCGTGGGCACACTGGGCTACCCCATTCACACAGCACTGAAGTTCTCCCAGAAGGG gtgtgcccaggccATTCTCGAGGCAGATGCCAGCCAGGTTTGCTCTAAGGACCCACGCTATGATGCCACTCCACTGCACTGGGCAAAGAAGGCAGAG ATGACACGGCTGCTGCTGGAGTACGGCTCTGAGGTGAACGTGAGCAGCCGCACGGCCGACATGGCTCTGCACATCGCGGTCCAGAGGGGCCGCCTGGACTGCGCCATGGTGCTGCTGACACACGGCGCCCACACCAACGCCCGCGGACACGATGGCAACACGCCGCTGCACCTGGCCATGAAg CATGACCACCTGGATTTGATCAAAGCAATCATTGTCTTCGGAGGAGATGTTGAGATCCCCAATGATTTTGGGGAGACACCAGGATTGttggcagccaggagcagcaaaG GGTACAAGGACCTTCTGTATATTTCCACAACACTTGGACAGTTGTTGAAGGCACAAGATGTTGTGGACATGCCCCGTGAGGCTAGAAGAAA TCAGGACCGGCTCCTGTGCTTGGATGGAGGAGGTATCCGTGGTCTTGTGCTCATCCAACTTCTCCTGGCTATTGAAAAGGCCGCGGGCCGTCCCATTCGTGAGATTTTTGACTGGATTGCGGGGACCAGCACTGGAGGGATCTTGGCCTTGGCTATTGTACATG GGAAGTCCATGGACTACATGCGCTGCCTGTACTTCCGCATGAAGGACATGGTGTTCCGGGGGTCTCGGCCCTACGAGTCAGAGCCCCTGGATGAGTTCTTGAagaaggaatttggggaaaacacCAAAATGACAGATGTCCGAAGACCCAA GGTTATGGTGACAGGGACGTTGTGTGACCGACAGCCAGCTGAGCTCCACCTTTTCCGGAATTACCCTGTACCAGAGACAAAACGCTCCACTGAATACAAGACAAGCGCTTCTTTCCAGCCACTCACTCGGCCAGAAG AGCAGCTTGTGTGGCGTGCTGCCCGCTGCAGTGGTGCAGCTCCCACTTATTTCCGGCCCATTGGCCGTTTCCTGGATGGAGGGCTGCTGGCCAACAACCCCACCCTTGATGCCATGGCAGAGATCCACGAGTACAACAAGACACTGATCAAAAAG GGTCGGAAGCAGGAAGTGAGGAAATTGGGGTTGGTGGTCTCCCTGGGAACAGGGAAGCCTCCGCAGGTCCCAGTGAGCTCTGTGGATGTTTTCCGCCCCTCAAACCCTTGGGAACTGGCGAAGACCGTCTTTGGAGCCAGGGAGCTTGGCAAGATGGTGGTGGATTGT TGCACTGACGCAGATGGCCCAGCTGTGGATCGTGCCAGGGCCTGGTGTGAGATGACGGATGTCCCCTATTTCCG GCTCAGCCCTCAGCTGCACACTGAGGTGATGCTGGACGAGGTGAACGACGCTGTGCTGGTGAACGCTCTCTGGGACACCCAGCTCTACATCTACCAGCAGCGGGAGCAGTTCGAGCAGCTGGTGCAACATCTCTGCTCATGA
- the PLA2G6 gene encoding 85/88 kDa calcium-independent phospholipase A2 isoform X1 — protein MQFFGRLLDTFSSVTQIFSNPYRVREVPAAEYGGHACLREEGRVALYKNSLSRSWDCLLVNPQSPQVAFRLFQLDNEADAVVYFEQYARQLRPFYESSSQPLSLEELQQLSDCIRSYPSWSPAHIAVEFGRRESFRHNHILSCVNSTDSEDGCTPLHLACRKGDVECLLELLECHARVDITDKNGETVFHYAVRGNNPQIIELLGKPPTTGLDHLSHEGLTALHLACQLGKEDMVRSLLKCHASCSVVGTLGYPIHTALKFSQKGCAQAILEADASQVCSKDPRYDATPLHWAKKAEMTRLLLEYGSEVNVSSRTADMALHIAVQRGRLDCAMVLLTHGAHTNARGHDGNTPLHLAMKHDHLDLIKAIIVFGGDVEIPNDFGETPGLLAARSSKGANRKVLLDLLQIVGTERCHPPPNPESPSLAPSAASFLEGQPSSRSNLNSLGYKDLLYISTTLGQLLKAQDVVDMPREARRNQDRLLCLDGGGIRGLVLIQLLLAIEKAAGRPIREIFDWIAGTSTGGILALAIVHGKSMDYMRCLYFRMKDMVFRGSRPYESEPLDEFLKKEFGENTKMTDVRRPKVMVTGTLCDRQPAELHLFRNYPVPETKRSTEYKTSASFQPLTRPEEQLVWRAARCSGAAPTYFRPIGRFLDGGLLANNPTLDAMAEIHEYNKTLIKKGRKQEVRKLGLVVSLGTGKPPQVPVSSVDVFRPSNPWELAKTVFGARELGKMVVDCCTDADGPAVDRARAWCEMTDVPYFRLSPQLHTEVMLDEVNDAVLVNALWDTQLYIYQQREQFEQLVQHLCS, from the exons ATGCAGTTCTTTGGGCGGCTGCTGGACACCTTCAGCAGCGTCACGCAGATATTCTCCAACCCGTACCGCGTGAGGGAGGTGCCGGCCGCCGAGTACGGCGGTCACGCCTGCCTGCGGGAGGAGGGCAGGGTGGCCCTCTACAAGAACAGCCTCTCTCGCTCCTGGGACTGCTTGCTGGTGAATCCCCAGAGCCCGCAGGTCGCGTTCCG gctcttcCAGCTGGACAATGAAGCAGACGCCGTGGTATACTTTGAGCAATATGCCCGGCAGCTGCGCCCTTTCTACGAGAGCTCGAGCCAGCCCTTGTCCCTGgaggagctccagcagctcagcgACTGCATCCGCAGCTACCCCAGCTGGTCCCCTGCACACATTGCCGTGGAGTTCGGCCGCCGGGAGAGCTTCCGGCACAACCACATCCTGAG CTGTGTGAACAGCACGGACAGCGAGGACGGCTGCACCCCGCTGCACCTGGCGTGCCGCAAGGGGGACGTGGAGtgcctgctggagctgctggagtgccACGCGCGGGTGGACATCACCGACAAGAATGGGGAGACTGTTTTCCACTATGCTGTGCGAGGAAACAACCCCCAGATCATTGAG CTCCTGGGCAAACCCCCAACGACTGGCTTGGACCACCTGAGCCATGAAGGGCTGACAGCTCTGCACCTTGCgtgccagctgggcaaggaggACATGGTTCGGTCCCTGCTGAAATGCCATGCCAGCTGCAGTGTCGTGGGCACACTGGGCTACCCCATTCACACAGCACTGAAGTTCTCCCAGAAGGG gtgtgcccaggccATTCTCGAGGCAGATGCCAGCCAGGTTTGCTCTAAGGACCCACGCTATGATGCCACTCCACTGCACTGGGCAAAGAAGGCAGAG ATGACACGGCTGCTGCTGGAGTACGGCTCTGAGGTGAACGTGAGCAGCCGCACGGCCGACATGGCTCTGCACATCGCGGTCCAGAGGGGCCGCCTGGACTGCGCCATGGTGCTGCTGACACACGGCGCCCACACCAACGCCCGCGGACACGATGGCAACACGCCGCTGCACCTGGCCATGAAg CATGACCACCTGGATTTGATCAAAGCAATCATTGTCTTCGGAGGAGATGTTGAGATCCCCAATGATTTTGGGGAGACACCAGGATTGttggcagccaggagcagcaaaG GTGCGAACCGGAAAGTGCTCTTAGACCTGCTGCAAATTGTAGGGACCGAACGCTGCCACCCACCACCCAACCCCGAGTCCCCAAGCCTGGCACCATCTGCTGCCTCCTTCCTGGAAGGCCAACCTTCCTCACGGAGCAACCTCAACAGCTTAG GGTACAAGGACCTTCTGTATATTTCCACAACACTTGGACAGTTGTTGAAGGCACAAGATGTTGTGGACATGCCCCGTGAGGCTAGAAGAAA TCAGGACCGGCTCCTGTGCTTGGATGGAGGAGGTATCCGTGGTCTTGTGCTCATCCAACTTCTCCTGGCTATTGAAAAGGCCGCGGGCCGTCCCATTCGTGAGATTTTTGACTGGATTGCGGGGACCAGCACTGGAGGGATCTTGGCCTTGGCTATTGTACATG GGAAGTCCATGGACTACATGCGCTGCCTGTACTTCCGCATGAAGGACATGGTGTTCCGGGGGTCTCGGCCCTACGAGTCAGAGCCCCTGGATGAGTTCTTGAagaaggaatttggggaaaacacCAAAATGACAGATGTCCGAAGACCCAA GGTTATGGTGACAGGGACGTTGTGTGACCGACAGCCAGCTGAGCTCCACCTTTTCCGGAATTACCCTGTACCAGAGACAAAACGCTCCACTGAATACAAGACAAGCGCTTCTTTCCAGCCACTCACTCGGCCAGAAG AGCAGCTTGTGTGGCGTGCTGCCCGCTGCAGTGGTGCAGCTCCCACTTATTTCCGGCCCATTGGCCGTTTCCTGGATGGAGGGCTGCTGGCCAACAACCCCACCCTTGATGCCATGGCAGAGATCCACGAGTACAACAAGACACTGATCAAAAAG GGTCGGAAGCAGGAAGTGAGGAAATTGGGGTTGGTGGTCTCCCTGGGAACAGGGAAGCCTCCGCAGGTCCCAGTGAGCTCTGTGGATGTTTTCCGCCCCTCAAACCCTTGGGAACTGGCGAAGACCGTCTTTGGAGCCAGGGAGCTTGGCAAGATGGTGGTGGATTGT TGCACTGACGCAGATGGCCCAGCTGTGGATCGTGCCAGGGCCTGGTGTGAGATGACGGATGTCCCCTATTTCCG GCTCAGCCCTCAGCTGCACACTGAGGTGATGCTGGACGAGGTGAACGACGCTGTGCTGGTGAACGCTCTCTGGGACACCCAGCTCTACATCTACCAGCAGCGGGAGCAGTTCGAGCAGCTGGTGCAACATCTCTGCTCATGA
- the TMEM184B gene encoding transmembrane protein 184B isoform X2: MVLARGQLFSNPNWNLTPKGTMIMMTDVTAAPRLGSAATTPAVAPNFSWVPEDGSPTAVEQPIFLMTTAAQAISGFFVWTALLITCHQIYMHLRCYSCPNEQRYIVRILFIVPIYAFDSWLSLLFFTNDQYYVYFGTVRDCYEAFVIYNFLSLCYEYLGGESSIMSEIRGKPIESSCVYGTCCLWGKTYSIGFLRFCKQATLQFCVVKPLMAISTVILQAFGKYQDGDFDVTSGYLYVTIIYNISVSLALYALFLFYFATRELLSPYSPVLKFFMVKSVIFLSFWQGMLLAILEKCGAIPKIHSANVSVGEGTVAAGYQDFIICVEMFFAAIALRHAFTYKVYVDKRIDAQGRCAPMKSISSSLKETMNPHDIVQDAIHNFSPAYQQYTQQSTLEHGPPWRNGSHVISRSHSCSGARDNEKTLLLSSDDEF; encoded by the exons GTCTTGGCCCGTGGGCAGCTCTTTAGCAATCCCAACTGGAACCTCACACCAAAAGGCACCATGATTATGATGACTGATGTCACTGCAGCCCCCAGACTGGGGTCAGCTGCCACCACTCCAGCTGTGGCTCCTAACTTCTCCTGGGTGCCAGAGGATGGCAGCCCCACGGCTGTGGAGCAGCCAATATTCCTCATGACCACTGCTGCTCAGGCTATCTCAGGTTTCTTTGTATGGACAGCTTTGCTCATCACCTGCCATCAG aTCTACATGCATCTCCGCTGCTACAGCTGCCCAAATGAACAGCGCTACATCGTTCGGATCCTCTTCATTGTGCCCATTTATGCCTTTGACTCATGGCTCAGTCTCCTGTTCTTCACCAATGACCAGTACTATGTTTACTTTGGCACGGTGCGGGACTGCTATGAAG CCTTTGTAATATACAACTTTCTCAGCCTCTGCTATGAGTACTTGGGAGGGGAGAGCTCCATCATGTCTGAGATCAGAGGGAAACCAATTGA GTCTAGCTGTGTGTACGGGACTTGCTGCCTGTGGGGAAAGACCTATTCAATTGGCTTCCTGAGATTCTGCAAACAG GCTACCCTGCAGTTCTGTGTGGTGAAGCCCCTCATGGCGATCAGCACAGTCATCCTTCAGGCCTTTGGCAAGTACCAGGATGGTGACTTTGA TGTAACCAGTGGCTACCTCTATGTGACGATCATCTACAACATCTCTGTCAGCCTGGCACTGTATGCCCTCTTCCTTTTCTACTTTGCCACACGTGAGCTGCTCAGTCCCTATAGCCCAGTCCTCAAGTTCTTCATGGTGAAGTCTGTCATCTTCCTGTCCTTCTGGCAAG GGATGCTGTTGGCCATCTTGGAAAAGTGTGGTGccatccccaaaattcactctGCTAATGTGTCTGTGGGTGAAGGCACAGTAGCTGCTGGCTATCAAGACTTCATCATTTGTGTGGAGATGTTCTTTGCAGCCATTGCCCTGCGCCATGCCTTCACATACAAGGTGTATGTGGACAAGAGAATCGATGCCCAAG GTCGCTGTGCTCCCATGAAGAGCATCTCCAGCAGCCTCAAGGAGACGATGAATCCCCATGACATTGTCCAAGATGCGATCCACAACTTCTCTCCAGCCTACCAGCAGTACACCCAGCAGTCGACACTGGAGCACGGTCCCCCCTGGCGCAACGGCAGCCATGTGATCTCGcgctcccacagctgctccggTGCCCGTGACAACGAGAAGACCCTCTTGCTGAGCTCCGATGATGAATTCTAG